One part of the Lotus japonicus ecotype B-129 chromosome 2, LjGifu_v1.2 genome encodes these proteins:
- the LOC130739608 gene encoding uncharacterized protein LOC130739608 — protein MILLKDIVPAAQNNIDTKFIVLEKGMTTLEGQNKVCLALVADETAAVHFQLWGDECDVFDLGDIICLTNGIFSYQRNNLLLRAGKRGKLVKIGEFTMSYVETPNMSEIHWIPDPNNSRTYIQEHVVSPHSRIFPPNP, from the coding sequence ATGATTCTTCTCAAAGACATTGTGCCTGCAGCTCAGAACAACATAGACACGAAattcatagttttggaaaaaggcATGACAACATTAGAAGGGCAGAATAAGGTGTGCTTGGCGCTTGTAGCTGATGAGACTGCAGCTGTTCATTTTCAGCTTTGGGGGGATGAGTGTGATGTTTTTGATTTAGGTGACATAATTTGTTTGACCAATGGCATCTTTTCCTACCAGCGCAATAACCTCTTACTAAGGGCAGGCAAGAGAGGGAAGCTAGTGAAGATAGGAGAGTTTACAATGTCATATGTTGAGACACCAAACATGAGTGAGATTCATTGGATTCCTGACCCAAATAATTCTAGGACGTATATTCAGGAGCATGTTGTATCTCCCCACTCACGCATCTTCCCTCCAAATCCATAA